The Eubacteriales bacterium genome window below encodes:
- a CDS encoding segregation/condensation protein A — translation MSYRVKLSQFEGPLDLLCHLISAAKIRIEDIFVSEITEQYLSYMQQLDEIDMERASEFMRMAANLIYIKSRSLLPNLKVEEEEEIDPEQEIIERLRQYKIFKEAGEHMKLLEGENLGFYYKYADELFLNTELNLNGLSINDLYQAFIIALANMPDKEEQSDPEVKITRETFSVREKERNILCMFKTRGRVSFSELFNNSSSKLEIAVTFLALLNLVFKQEITIKQTESFKDIEISMPESLNG, via the coding sequence ATGAGCTACAGAGTTAAACTATCTCAGTTTGAAGGCCCGCTTGATTTATTGTGTCATCTGATAAGTGCAGCAAAAATACGGATAGAAGATATTTTTGTATCGGAAATAACCGAGCAATATCTTTCGTATATGCAGCAGTTGGATGAAATCGATATGGAACGTGCCAGCGAGTTCATGCGCATGGCTGCTAATTTAATATATATAAAATCACGGTCCTTGCTTCCAAACTTAAAAGTGGAGGAAGAAGAGGAAATAGACCCGGAACAGGAGATAATCGAAAGGCTCAGGCAGTATAAGATATTTAAAGAAGCCGGAGAACATATGAAGCTGCTGGAGGGCGAAAACCTAGGATTTTATTATAAGTACGCAGATGAGTTGTTTTTAAATACAGAACTTAACTTAAACGGCCTTAGTATAAACGATTTATATCAGGCGTTCATAATAGCTTTGGCTAATATGCCGGACAAAGAGGAGCAAAGTGACCCGGAGGTAAAGATTACGCGAGAGACATTCAGTGTCAGGGAAAAGGAGAGGAATATCCTTTGTATGTTTAAAACTCGCGGCAGGGTATCATTTTCTGAGTTATTTAATAATTCAAGTTCGAAACTTGAAATAGCGGTAACATTTTTAGCTTTGTTAAACTTAGTCTTTAAACAGGAGATAACTATAAAACAAACTGAAAGTTTTAAAGATATAGAAATTTCAATGCCGGAGAGCTTAAATGGATAA
- a CDS encoding NFACT RNA binding domain-containing protein, whose product MALDGITLFLAVNELKDKIKDAKIDKIFQPRWDEVHFFLRISDEANRLIISTNANDFRINLSRFQAKYPKTPYSFCMYLRKHLIGATILDIEQSGLERIVTFKILARDELYEYRNLNLIVELMGKYSNLIITDENLKVLSCLKHVTFDTSRVRQMLPGLTYELPPQQKADPFLMSKGDFLDIITSRGVKSLSKHISLNLQGISPASAEALLSSSIGINFYESNINKEQEEKLADDLVSFFKKLKKGGVKTYICTSPVDSLKTFTSLPTGQDMANQFDSANEMLDTFFHDKELKKAISVKKQYIKKHLKKSIEKTQKLLGIHSQTYEDSKNALTYKEYADLITANIFRIERGMPSVTVQNYYDDMKDVKIPLNVTMTPQKNVQQYYKKYNKLKTAGTLSKKHMDEAASELDFLLDVDTSVDNVDTLDELEEILSDLIKEGFIPEKKAQEKGRKNAKPKEQVSAPASFLSSDGFKIYAGRNNRQNDYVTLRLSTPSDIWLHAKGPGAHVLIKSGNKEVPNNTILEAAVIAAALSRQKNSDKASVDYTAKKNVWKASGARPGMVLYQSYKTINVKPDFSLLERLRIKK is encoded by the coding sequence ATGGCACTTGACGGAATTACTCTTTTTTTGGCGGTTAATGAATTAAAAGATAAAATTAAAGATGCAAAAATAGACAAGATTTTTCAGCCCAGGTGGGATGAAGTCCATTTTTTCTTGCGCATAAGCGACGAAGCCAACCGCCTAATTATATCCACTAACGCAAATGACTTTAGAATCAACTTAAGCCGTTTTCAAGCAAAATATCCTAAAACTCCCTATTCTTTTTGCATGTATTTAAGAAAACATCTAATCGGAGCAACTATTTTAGATATAGAGCAATCCGGGCTGGAAAGGATAGTGACCTTTAAGATACTTGCACGAGATGAGCTATATGAATACAGAAATTTAAATTTGATTGTCGAATTAATGGGTAAATATAGCAACCTTATAATAACGGATGAAAACTTGAAAGTCCTCTCTTGTCTAAAGCACGTAACATTCGACACAAGCCGCGTCCGCCAGATGCTGCCCGGCCTTACTTACGAACTGCCACCGCAGCAAAAAGCAGACCCGTTTTTAATGTCAAAAGGAGATTTTTTAGATATAATAACCTCCCGCGGCGTAAAAAGCCTTTCTAAGCACATATCTTTAAATCTGCAGGGCATTTCTCCCGCAAGTGCCGAGGCTCTTTTAAGCAGCAGCATAGGAATTAATTTTTATGAAAGCAATATAAACAAAGAACAGGAAGAAAAACTGGCCGACGATCTAGTATCTTTTTTTAAGAAGCTTAAAAAAGGCGGCGTAAAAACCTATATATGTACCTCTCCGGTTGATTCCTTAAAGACATTTACGTCCCTTCCAACAGGGCAAGATATGGCCAATCAATTTGACAGCGCTAACGAAATGCTCGATACGTTTTTCCACGACAAAGAGCTGAAAAAGGCTATATCGGTTAAAAAACAATATATAAAAAAACATCTTAAAAAGAGCATAGAAAAAACTCAGAAGCTTTTAGGCATTCATTCGCAAACTTATGAAGACTCTAAAAACGCTCTTACGTATAAAGAATATGCGGACTTAATAACAGCAAATATTTTTAGAATAGAGCGCGGTATGCCTTCTGTCACCGTTCAAAACTACTACGATGATATGAAGGATGTAAAAATCCCTCTAAACGTTACTATGACTCCTCAAAAAAACGTCCAGCAATATTATAAAAAATACAACAAATTAAAAACTGCAGGTACGTTATCTAAAAAGCATATGGATGAAGCTGCGTCAGAGCTTGATTTTTTACTTGACGTAGATACTTCGGTAGACAACGTAGATACTCTTGATGAACTTGAAGAAATCCTTTCAGACCTTATAAAGGAAGGTTTTATACCGGAGAAAAAGGCTCAGGAAAAAGGCAGAAAAAATGCTAAGCCAAAGGAACAGGTATCGGCCCCTGCCTCATTTTTATCCTCTGATGGGTTTAAAATATATGCTGGGCGCAATAACAGGCAAAACGATTACGTTACACTTAGGCTGTCTACCCCGTCAGATATTTGGCTTCATGCAAAAGGACCCGGAGCCCACGTTCTTATAAAATCTGGGAATAAAGAGGTGCCTAATAATACTATTTTAGAGGCAGCAGTAATAGCCGCAGCTCTTTCACGCCAGAAAAATTCGGATAAGGCATCTGTAGACTATACTGCCAAAAAAAACGTATGGAAAGCTTCCGGTGCCCGGCCGGGAATGGTCTTATATCAATCTTATAAGACTATAAACGTAAAACCAGATTTTAGTTTACTCGAGCGCTTAAGGATAAAAAAATAA
- the spo0A gene encoding sporulation transcription factor Spo0A, which yields MSGTYKVVITDNSSDCARKIRDTLSKNKSINVVGLASDGKSAIDIISKENPDLLILDMLLPNYDGFEVLEKVRNKLAYNRAKVIITSALNIDFIMKKCEEAEVDYFFLKPLKLDLLERRVIEILEECDEYTKDESFENYTNTSIKERSSQKKKSQVVNILSQLNFKTTLLGYEYLKTALSLTLSDRSYIYNMTTKLYPIIAEKYLTTIFNVERNIRHAIEVAWSRSNINVIDEMFGYTVDVNRGKPTNKEFIAMITDKIIIENQIVE from the coding sequence GTGAGTGGGACTTACAAGGTTGTTATAACAGACAATAGCTCTGATTGCGCTAGAAAGATAAGAGACACACTATCGAAAAATAAGAGCATTAATGTAGTAGGACTTGCTTCTGATGGTAAAAGCGCCATTGATATCATTTCAAAAGAAAATCCTGATCTGCTGATACTTGACATGCTCTTACCCAATTACGATGGTTTTGAAGTACTGGAAAAAGTAAGGAACAAACTAGCATATAATAGGGCAAAAGTGATAATCACATCTGCACTGAATATAGACTTTATAATGAAAAAGTGTGAGGAGGCAGAGGTGGATTATTTCTTTCTAAAACCCTTAAAGTTGGATCTATTAGAAAGGCGTGTAATCGAGATCCTTGAAGAATGTGATGAGTATACGAAAGATGAAAGTTTTGAAAATTATACGAATACAAGCATAAAAGAACGTTCTTCCCAAAAGAAAAAATCACAGGTTGTAAACATACTCTCTCAATTGAATTTTAAAACTACACTTTTAGGCTATGAATATCTAAAGACTGCACTGTCACTTACGTTATCGGACAGGAGCTATATCTATAACATGACGACAAAACTTTATCCGATAATTGCTGAAAAATATTTAACTACAATTTTTAATGTAGAAAGGAACATAAGGCATGCAATAGAAGTAGCATGGAGCAGAAGTAACATAAACGTAATAGACGAAATGTTTGGATATACAGTTGATGTTAACAGAGGAAAACCCACAAATAAAGAGTTTATAGCTATGATAACAGATAAAATAATAATAGAAAATCAGATAGTGGAATAA
- a CDS encoding phosphopentomutase — MSKVVLIVLDSVGIGAQKDAVEYGDLGADTLGHLFEKVKGVSIPNLINLGLGNIDGVNIPYKSDKPLGAYGKSAEKINAKDTTGGHWEIAGLTLKKPFPVYPNGFPKDVVSALEKAFGRKILGNYAASGTEIIKILGEEHTKTGYPIVYTSADSVLQIAANEEVIPLEELYGMCKKARQIMTGEHAVGRVIARPFIVKDGKPERTKNRRDFSLEPPGKTMLDILYENGYEVIGIGKIEDIFAKRGITKSIHTTDNKSGTDTTIQQMEQEGSGLIFTNLVDFDMLYGHRNNACGYANALMDFDKRLPEIMNALNNDDILIITADHGCDPTTSSTDHSREYIPILVYGRKVSPGVNLGIRSTFADISATILEFFNLPTTGEGTSFLRQILKGKNK, encoded by the coding sequence ATGTCAAAAGTAGTATTAATAGTTTTAGATAGTGTAGGAATAGGCGCACAAAAAGATGCGGTAGAATATGGAGATTTAGGCGCAGATACTCTGGGGCATTTATTTGAAAAGGTTAAGGGTGTTTCTATCCCTAACCTTATTAATTTGGGACTTGGGAACATAGACGGAGTAAATATACCCTATAAGTCGGACAAGCCTCTTGGGGCATACGGAAAGAGCGCCGAGAAAATAAATGCCAAGGATACGACGGGTGGCCACTGGGAAATAGCCGGGCTTACTTTAAAAAAACCTTTTCCGGTCTATCCTAACGGCTTTCCCAAAGATGTCGTATCAGCGCTTGAAAAAGCATTTGGGAGAAAGATACTCGGTAATTATGCTGCATCAGGAACTGAGATTATAAAGATACTGGGAGAAGAGCACACAAAGACGGGGTACCCTATAGTTTATACTTCGGCGGACAGTGTGCTTCAGATAGCTGCAAATGAGGAAGTAATACCTCTTGAAGAACTATATGGCATGTGCAAAAAAGCAAGGCAGATAATGACGGGCGAGCATGCCGTTGGAAGAGTCATAGCCCGGCCGTTCATAGTTAAGGACGGGAAGCCGGAGAGGACAAAAAACAGGCGGGATTTTTCGCTGGAACCGCCGGGTAAAACTATGCTCGATATCCTGTATGAAAACGGATATGAGGTTATTGGGATAGGAAAAATAGAGGATATCTTTGCTAAACGCGGAATAACCAAGTCAATTCATACAACTGATAATAAATCCGGAACGGATACTACAATACAGCAAATGGAGCAAGAAGGAAGCGGGCTTATATTTACCAATCTTGTAGATTTTGACATGCTGTATGGGCATAGGAACAACGCCTGCGGTTATGCAAATGCTTTAATGGATTTTGATAAAAGGCTTCCGGAGATAATGAATGCACTAAACAATGATGATATACTGATTATAACAGCAGATCATGGCTGCGACCCTACAACCAGCAGCACAGACCACAGCAGGGAGTATATCCCGATACTTGTTTACGGGAGAAAAGTTAGCCCTGGGGTTAACTTAGGTATAAGAAGCACATTTGCGGACATATCTGCTACAATACTTGAATTTTTCAATTTGCCTACGACAGGTGAGGGCACTTCGTTTTTAAGGCAGATTTTAAAGGGGAAAAATAAATGA
- a CDS encoding purine-nucleoside phosphorylase, giving the protein MTRERILSAYEYLKSIIKVKPDVAIILGSGLNSYADTVKDAKITNYSDIPGFPVSTAPGHKGRLIFGNIEGKNVVLMQGRFHCYEGYSAEETVIPIRAFIKLGVKSIIITNAAGGINENFNPGDLVLVKDHINFTSLTPLRGKNMDEFGERFPDMTFAYDREYMDLFVKKAKEENVVLKQGVYAMMLGPSYETPAEIRALRTLGADLVGMSTVPEVIAAAHAKVRVAVISCVTNMAAGILDKPLTHEEVIKTGKQVSLDMYKLFNVFLKDI; this is encoded by the coding sequence ATGACAAGAGAAAGAATATTAAGCGCGTATGAATATTTAAAAAGTATAATTAAGGTAAAACCTGATGTTGCGATAATTTTAGGCTCTGGCCTTAACTCTTATGCAGACACTGTGAAAGACGCAAAAATAACTAACTACAGTGACATACCGGGATTTCCGGTATCTACTGCGCCCGGGCATAAAGGCCGGCTCATATTCGGTAATATTGAAGGAAAGAACGTAGTATTGATGCAGGGCAGGTTCCACTGCTATGAGGGGTATAGCGCGGAAGAAACTGTTATCCCTATAAGGGCTTTTATAAAACTTGGCGTTAAAAGCATAATAATAACAAATGCTGCCGGAGGGATAAACGAAAATTTTAACCCGGGGGATTTGGTATTGGTTAAGGACCATATAAACTTTACATCCCTAACGCCGCTTAGAGGAAAGAATATGGACGAGTTCGGCGAGCGTTTTCCGGATATGACATTTGCTTACGACAGGGAGTATATGGATTTGTTTGTTAAAAAGGCAAAAGAGGAGAACGTAGTATTAAAGCAAGGTGTTTATGCCATGATGCTGGGGCCTTCATATGAGACACCCGCTGAAATACGGGCGCTTAGGACTTTGGGAGCAGATTTAGTGGGTATGTCTACCGTACCGGAGGTAATAGCTGCAGCTCATGCAAAGGTAAGGGTAGCCGTTATATCTTGCGTGACGAATATGGCAGCGGGCATTTTGGATAAGCCGCTTACGCATGAAGAGGTTATTAAGACGGGCAAACAAGTTTCCCTTGATATGTATAAGTTATTCAATGTTTTTTTAAAAGATATATAG
- the lysA gene encoding diaminopimelate decarboxylase, giving the protein MDYWGELNINDEGHLVLGGCDAVLLAKEYGTPLFVMDENKIRETCRSYYKVIREKGIDALVAYASKAFTNKSMCKIAAQEGLGLDVVSGGELYTAVKAKFPMEKVYFHGNNKTKSEIAMAVEHGVGRIVADNFEEIDLIDKIAGRFKKKVNIQVRIKPGIEAHTHDYIKTGTDDSKFGLGIKDGQAILAIRQVLDSTNLEFAGIHCHIGSQIFELEPFKMAVDVMTDFILKVKDKLGVKVSEANLGGGYGIHYLAEDEPLYPYQYVETIVEELIESCKGKNIDIPKMVIEPGRSIVGEAGTTLYEVGSVKEIPGIIKYANVDGGLADNPRPALYQAEYTAVVANKASEKSEEKISIAGRTCESSDILIKDAFLPKVEAGDIIAVFSTGAYNYSMASNYNRLPIPAVVLVKDGKSDYMVKRQTYEDITKLDVISNWLK; this is encoded by the coding sequence ATGGATTATTGGGGAGAGCTAAATATTAACGATGAAGGACATTTGGTATTAGGCGGATGTGATGCCGTTTTGCTAGCAAAAGAGTATGGAACACCTCTTTTTGTAATGGATGAAAATAAAATAAGAGAAACTTGCCGTTCTTACTATAAAGTCATACGTGAAAAAGGAATAGATGCTTTAGTCGCGTATGCGAGCAAGGCATTCACTAATAAAAGTATGTGTAAAATAGCTGCCCAGGAAGGATTGGGGTTAGATGTCGTCTCCGGGGGAGAGCTTTATACAGCTGTTAAAGCTAAATTTCCTATGGAGAAGGTTTATTTTCACGGCAATAACAAGACAAAATCAGAAATCGCAATGGCAGTTGAACACGGCGTCGGCAGGATTGTTGCAGATAATTTTGAAGAAATCGATCTTATAGATAAGATAGCGGGCAGATTTAAGAAAAAGGTAAATATACAAGTTAGAATTAAACCGGGCATAGAAGCCCACACTCACGATTATATAAAGACAGGGACAGATGATTCTAAGTTTGGCCTTGGCATTAAAGACGGACAAGCTATACTGGCAATAAGGCAGGTATTGGATTCAACGAATTTGGAATTTGCAGGGATACACTGCCATATAGGTTCGCAGATTTTTGAGCTTGAACCGTTTAAAATGGCTGTCGATGTAATGACGGATTTTATACTTAAGGTAAAAGACAAATTGGGTGTCAAAGTCAGTGAAGCCAACCTAGGCGGCGGATATGGGATACACTATCTAGCTGAAGACGAGCCGTTATATCCATACCAGTATGTTGAAACGATTGTAGAAGAACTGATTGAGAGCTGTAAAGGCAAAAACATTGACATACCAAAAATGGTTATAGAACCGGGGCGTTCTATAGTCGGCGAAGCGGGAACAACACTTTATGAAGTTGGCTCTGTCAAAGAGATACCAGGTATAATAAAGTACGCAAATGTAGACGGGGGTCTTGCAGATAATCCGCGCCCTGCACTATATCAAGCTGAGTATACGGCAGTTGTCGCAAACAAGGCTTCTGAAAAAAGTGAGGAGAAGATATCGATAGCAGGAAGGACTTGTGAATCCAGCGATATCCTTATAAAAGATGCATTTTTGCCAAAAGTTGAGGCAGGGGATATTATAGCCGTATTCTCAACCGGAGCATATAATTATTCTATGGCGAGTAATTACAATAGGCTACCTATTCCGGCTGTCGTATTGGTTAAAGACGGGAAGTCTGATTATATGGTTAAAAGGCAGACTTATGAGGACATAACGAAACTTGATGTAATATCGAATTGGCTTAAATAA
- the scpB gene encoding SMC-Scp complex subunit ScpB yields the protein MDKSIIKNITESILFVSGDTVLISDLARLFELSEEQMEEIALEMIEERENSQSGLLIRQIDEGIQFCTNRMYSKYVEELLSPKKTYTLSQAAVETLSIIAYKQPVTKSEIEAIRGIRCDYTVSALIDRGLIFVSGKKDVLGRPNLYSTSEEFLRHFGMKDLSELPKLKEAE from the coding sequence ATGGATAAATCTATTATTAAAAACATAACTGAATCGATATTATTTGTATCAGGCGATACCGTTTTGATTTCAGACTTAGCCAGGCTGTTTGAGTTAAGCGAAGAGCAGATGGAAGAAATAGCCCTTGAAATGATTGAAGAAAGGGAGAATAGCCAAAGCGGATTGCTTATACGGCAAATAGACGAAGGTATACAGTTTTGTACAAACAGGATGTACTCTAAGTATGTGGAAGAGCTTTTGTCGCCTAAAAAGACGTATACTTTATCACAAGCGGCGGTAGAAACTCTATCTATAATAGCATATAAACAGCCGGTCACAAAAAGCGAGATAGAGGCTATCCGCGGAATAAGGTGCGATTATACTGTATCTGCACTTATCGACAGGGGCCTTATATTCGTATCCGGCAAAAAAGATGTGCTAGGCCGGCCAAATTTATACTCTACAAGTGAGGAATTCTTAAGGCATTTTGGCATGAAGGATTTATCAGAACTTCCTAAGTTAAAGGAAGCAGAATAA
- a CDS encoding D-alanyl-D-alanine carboxypeptidase family protein — protein MKKPICVLFVIIFLVVFIGKSAYAAEDEQVISTVDEAPVEMQSEAYILIEASSGKVLFQKNAEVAMPCANVIKTYFILMFLQAIDEGDVTADDEVTISEHAAGIGGSTVFLEKGETCKVGDLLHAAIINSANDAIVALAEKLYGGEDAFIKVLNDKASELGLTGTHIVNLTGNDVDGQTTTAADMAKISSMLVKYSLFFKSSTTWLDTFTHEDDRITQIVNLNKMIRNYEGCDGIKTGFSSTAGQCLASTAKKGNTRYIYVGLNAPDSTSRYDDAKNAFNYAFANYSLKTIVTENQIIKKNVSVFGGSKDILSIYASKGYSLLLKKDEEANIETNIVIEEKPTAPISKGQVVGHIDITQDGQSIVTIDIVAGEDISVINYSQSLMKILADWLGINTTSS, from the coding sequence ATGAAAAAACCTATTTGTGTTTTATTTGTAATAATATTTTTAGTAGTTTTCATAGGTAAAAGTGCATATGCCGCCGAAGATGAGCAAGTAATAAGCACTGTGGATGAGGCGCCGGTTGAGATGCAAAGCGAGGCATATATTCTGATAGAAGCTTCAAGTGGGAAAGTATTGTTTCAGAAAAACGCAGAAGTGGCCATGCCTTGTGCAAACGTTATTAAGACGTATTTTATACTGATGTTTTTGCAGGCTATTGACGAAGGCGATGTGACAGCCGACGATGAAGTCACTATAAGCGAGCATGCGGCGGGTATAGGCGGTTCTACTGTATTTTTAGAAAAAGGGGAGACTTGTAAAGTAGGAGACCTGCTTCACGCAGCCATAATAAATTCTGCCAATGATGCCATAGTAGCGCTTGCCGAAAAGCTATACGGAGGGGAAGACGCCTTTATAAAAGTTTTAAATGACAAAGCAAGTGAACTTGGGCTTACCGGTACTCATATAGTGAATCTGACCGGAAATGATGTAGACGGGCAAACTACGACAGCGGCGGACATGGCGAAGATATCAAGTATGCTTGTTAAATATTCACTGTTCTTTAAATCCAGTACGACTTGGCTGGATACGTTTACACATGAAGACGACCGTATAACCCAGATAGTCAATTTAAACAAGATGATAAGGAATTACGAAGGCTGTGACGGGATAAAGACCGGCTTTTCATCAACGGCTGGGCAGTGCCTTGCATCTACGGCAAAGAAGGGAAACACTAGATATATTTACGTAGGGCTAAATGCACCGGATTCAACTTCAAGATATGACGACGCTAAAAATGCATTCAACTATGCCTTTGCAAATTACTCTCTTAAGACAATTGTAACTGAAAACCAGATAATCAAAAAAAATGTCTCAGTATTTGGAGGCTCAAAGGACATATTAAGCATTTATGCTAGCAAAGGATATAGCCTTCTCCTTAAAAAAGATGAGGAGGCCAACATAGAGACGAATATAGTGATAGAAGAAAAACCTACGGCTCCGATAAGCAAAGGGCAGGTAGTTGGGCATATAGATATAACACAAGACGGGCAAAGTATCGTAACGATAGATATCGTAGCCGGAGAGGATATAAGCGTAATAAATTATTCTCAAAGCCTTATGAAAATTCTTGCAGACTGGTTAGGCATAAACACTACATCCAGTTAG
- a CDS encoding site-2 protease family protein, with the protein MLFSGLDITEMLYRIPGILIGLSIHECAHAWVAYKAGDPTAKNLGRMTLDPLKHIDPIGFFMLILVGFGWARPVMVSKRNFRKPLRDDILVSLAGVVANFITAFLLTGLYAVLLVGFSVTNEIVMNLVLYAILINLGLCFFNLIPVPPLDGSHVFKDIFGRFFQRQVLDDV; encoded by the coding sequence ATGTTATTTAGTGGTTTAGATATAACGGAGATGCTATACCGCATACCGGGGATATTGATAGGTCTTTCAATACATGAATGCGCCCATGCTTGGGTTGCATATAAGGCCGGAGACCCAACTGCAAAAAATTTGGGCAGGATGACTTTGGACCCATTAAAGCATATAGACCCGATAGGGTTTTTTATGCTTATTTTGGTAGGCTTTGGGTGGGCGCGCCCCGTAATGGTATCTAAAAGAAATTTTAGAAAACCACTTCGTGACGATATATTGGTCTCCTTAGCCGGCGTTGTTGCAAATTTTATTACTGCGTTTTTGTTAACAGGCCTTTACGCTGTTTTGCTTGTCGGATTTAGCGTAACAAACGAGATCGTTATGAACTTGGTACTATATGCCATTTTGATCAATTTAGGGTTATGTTTCTTTAACTTGATACCCGTTCCGCCACTTGATGGATCTCATGTATTCAAGGATATATTTGGAAGGTTTTTTCAGCGCCAAGTTTTGGATGATGTTTGA
- the spoIVB gene encoding SpoIVB peptidase: MKRKVFKKITGILFSLIILTVYMLPGVQSVLSLPNEIYIPDGSEKVFEFNLPVNVEISGDSVGVLEINGTSLKEQNEYSLNEPLTITAQAESSADISLSLFGLIKLKDIKIVTSESKSIIPGGIAIGVALYTQGAVVVGMSNINDMDGDSVNPAKSAGLLTGDVITEVNGTEVEDSDQLSELIGELNGEAIKMTVTRESGQKVITVKPVKDSSDGKYRIGVWVRDSTAGVGTLTYYDPGNNTFGGLGHAITDVDTGMLLTVKQGEIVRSRIVGVTKGEEGVPGELHGTFNLAEEKLGKIISNTEFGIYGQAYDTIENELYNTPVLVATHDEVETGPATILCSIDDNGIQEYSCEIIKVNQQSVPSQKGIVIEVTDSRLIEKTGGIVQGMSGSPILQNGKIIGAVTHVFINDPLKGYGMFIEWMLGISS, translated from the coding sequence TTGAAACGGAAAGTTTTTAAAAAAATAACAGGAATATTATTTTCATTAATCATCTTAACAGTATACATGCTGCCCGGTGTTCAAAGCGTATTATCTTTGCCAAACGAAATATATATACCAGACGGGTCAGAGAAGGTATTTGAATTTAACCTGCCTGTAAACGTAGAGATTTCGGGAGATAGTGTCGGAGTACTTGAGATAAACGGCACATCGCTTAAAGAACAAAACGAATATAGCTTAAACGAACCGCTAACCATCACAGCACAGGCAGAATCTTCTGCCGACATATCGCTTTCACTTTTTGGTTTAATCAAATTAAAGGACATAAAGATAGTTACAAGCGAAAGCAAGAGCATAATTCCAGGCGGGATAGCTATAGGAGTAGCGCTTTATACCCAAGGTGCGGTAGTCGTCGGCATGTCTAATATAAATGATATGGATGGAGATTCAGTTAATCCTGCTAAAAGCGCGGGGCTTTTGACCGGAGACGTTATAACTGAAGTGAATGGTACTGAAGTAGAAGATTCAGATCAATTGTCCGAGCTCATAGGGGAGCTTAACGGTGAGGCGATAAAAATGACTGTAACTAGGGAGTCTGGCCAAAAAGTTATTACGGTAAAACCCGTTAAGGACTCAAGCGATGGGAAATACAGGATAGGGGTGTGGGTCCGTGACAGCACTGCAGGCGTTGGAACGCTTACATACTATGACCCGGGTAATAACACTTTTGGCGGCCTAGGACATGCAATAACAGATGTCGATACTGGCATGCTCTTAACTGTCAAACAGGGTGAAATAGTTAGGTCGAGGATAGTAGGCGTGACAAAAGGTGAGGAAGGAGTGCCAGGAGAATTACATGGGACATTTAATTTGGCTGAAGAAAAACTGGGCAAAATAATTAGTAATACAGAATTTGGAATTTATGGGCAGGCTTATGATACAATAGAAAATGAACTATACAATACTCCCGTTTTAGTTGCGACTCACGATGAAGTTGAAACAGGCCCGGCAACAATACTTTGTTCTATTGACGATAATGGTATACAGGAATATTCATGCGAGATAATAAAGGTCAACCAGCAGAGTGTTCCGTCGCAAAAAGGTATTGTAATTGAAGTTACGGACAGCAGATTGATAGAAAAAACAGGCGGTATTGTGCAGGGTATGAGCGGCAGCCCTATTTTGCAAAATGGCAAGATAATAGGGGCAGTTACCCACGTTTTTATCAACGATCCGCTTAAAGGTTATGGAATGTTTATAGAGTGGATGCTAGGAATATCATCATAG